In the Zingiber officinale cultivar Zhangliang chromosome 5A, Zo_v1.1, whole genome shotgun sequence genome, ACATGAAACTAATTCGTATGTAtttttctatctcttttgattatatttatgccctcaaatactaatttgatctaatatattgagagaaatgattttttgaacatgaattaaatttttaaatatatccatgttcaaaaaatcactactctcaatatattaagtcaaattgatgttCGAGACAttagatataatcaggagaggtagctGAACACATAGAAACTATTTTCATATCAATCTGAGGTTGTTTGATCCATCAACCGATTTTACCTAAAATcaactttgataaaaaaaaaaaaaaaaaaatcaatcgacTAAgaaaatcagtcgactgatttacTTAAAATTTCAGTATTTTAGCATAGAGCAAAATCAATTCGACTGATAAAAAAATTAGTCGATTGATAGAAGTAAAACGGAAAATAGATAcatgatttgataattttgaaactaCCCTACGCGAtttgataatttcaaaattttacctATATGATTCGGTAAAAAACAGCAAATCCAACGCTAACGGAGCAAGAAAGAATTAATAACTAAGACAATTAATTATAAAGGTTAATTAAACTAATCACTCAACTTGTAGTCTTATGTCATCCATTATGCATAGGATTATAAATGAATCGAACCTTCAtgaataaatttgatatttaactTAGTAAGAACTAgtttatatttattcaatataCATAATATAAGTTTGAgtaactcgttaaactaaataaataatttGAACATATATGTATTCAACTCATTAATATTTTTAAGTAACATTCATGATTAATTTTCCgaactatattcattaataaaactcttaccagcatactaaataaataaataaactcttaaaataaaactcaataatcaatcaaacaagtaaaaaatttaaaacaattaaataaacttgaattgagagtttgataatatttaaacaaatcaaactcaaactaagtttaagttaagttcgaatcaagctcaaactcataaaaaataaatcagtttgaATTATCATTTCAAtgacttaatttattttaaactcaacTTAACTCAATTACtttatcaaataaacttgaatcaTTTCCATTTAAGCTCTGACTTAATTTAATATGATTATCTTGTCATATAAACTTAAACCCTTCAAAATTGGACTCTACTTAGCTTACGCAGAATGATTAGGTAAGTAATTATGCTGATATTTCAAACCATTAATCTATCTCTTAATATAAAAAGAGAAAACAGTGGGTCTCCATTCTGCACATGCaaactaattatttttttaatttctaatttctagAATCTCAAACTTAATTTACTTGTTAGGAGGACTACCATACATGCCTTATTTATGGaatatattataaattaattagcatGCTCATGTTAAATGTACACATTCTCATATAACAAAACTTCTTCAAATTCTATCAAGCAAAGTCTGGACTTGCCACATACTCAACAGTTGGTGGAGAGCTTTCATTGGACCGTAAACGTATGCAATTATGATGAGAATTATGGATGGATCCACACCGAAAAATTGGCACCAACTtcaaatttttcaaaacttaagaaaGAATACTGTTGATTTaggattggaaaaaaaaaatacaagtttGCTATAGAACATTAGAATTTGGTAGTGTTAATTTGTTACAAAGTTTGCAAGTTACATATATCTGAAAACAACCCAACAAAATAAATTGCAGTCTTTTTTTCCTGAAGTGCATGCAGTTGAACTATGTCCCAAGGTGTGAACTGTTTTCAGTTACTATGGCTCAACACAGCATCAAAGTTTGGAGTGATATATTCATTCCAAAGATTGCCATGGTTTGATCTTTGTTGCTGAACAATGTTTTCAGAACAGACCTTCATTGGACCATCGAAAGGAAGAATATTGTTCTCAGTCTCTGTCTCGGTTGACGATGAATAATTGAGCTTCCAGGAAGCAGGAAGTTTGAGATATTTTCCATATATCGACAGTACAACTGCAGGATGAATGGGGTTTGCCCTGCGCCAAAAATCCATGCAAATATAAAACATTGTTCAATCAAGGTATGCATGGAAATGCTAGGTGTAAATTGGTAAAACCTTTGCGTTTTGACATCGAGAACATTGCTCCACCATGAAATGGCATCAATTAGATTTTTCTCGAGCCTTCTCGGATCAAGTAAAAGAAAATTGAAGTCTGGTAAACAAGCATCTTTGTCGTAAGGTTTTTCATAAACCCAACTTTTCTCTGCAGTTCTTTGGATTGTCTTTAAGTCATGCATGTCCACAATGTCACCCAACCTTTTGCTACAATCTTCAGCAGCGGCAATTGCATAGGCCCCCAGGTCCATACCAAACAGTTCTTCAACCTTTCCCTGTGAAATAGAGCATTCGGATTTGATTTTGAATACTTCAAGTATTCCTCCAAGTATAGGAATGGAAGAATTAAGATTAAGAGAGCTTTGTAATTTTGCCAACTGAAATTTTATGATATCTTGTGCTCAAACAATAGTGCCCTTCAGAGGccctaaaaaggaaaattttcaagcATAACTATTTAAAAAAGACAGACAAACATATAGGTCCAAAGATTCAAAGTTCATGCAGTGCTACcatagatttattaattagtcTAAATAGTCACTAACTTCAAGAACACTTTCTCTCATTATCTTCCTCTTCAATTTAGCATACCACTTTATCACTGAATATCCCATAGCTCAACCTGTCTACATTCTAGTTTCTAGAGAGGGACTATGGATGGTAAAAGAAAACCATAAAATTATCAGTCTAACAAAACATCTTTACCACTTTTTCAAATTCAACATGTCTATTTATAAATCAAACTACTGCAAGTAATTAGGATTTCCAAGTCCATGACATCCCCCATAAATAGTGTGACAAGCAAAGAAAGTACCTTAATAATAATATTAGGTGAAACATAGAGAAATTTGTTTGTGCTTGGGATGACAAGAGGTAGTATTTCTGGAAACATAGGCTGAAGGAGTTCAACCTTTGATGTGTGAGATTTCAATTTCTCCTTTATTTTTTTCACCCTGCGAAAAATTAGGCACAATGAGGACTGTAAAGAGTTCCTTGAAAATTCATGTGACTGAATATACTCTTACCCAGTGATTTCGAGGTTGGAATAAGGCAAAAGAACTTTCAGCTTATAGTATGATAACTTCTCGTCTTCATTTTCAGGCACAAAGAAATGGAAAAAGATGTTGTCTGGAtatctaaaaaagaaaaataaaataaaacagtgACAAGTCAAGTGAAATTTTAAAAAACCAAGAAGATGATGCCAACATAACTTATCGGTGTAATGACATGGTAACATCTCTAAAGAAATCTCAATGTCAAAAGGGATCATAAAAGAAGCTAACTAGGTCGAGACATAAACTAGCATACATTATTATCAATGCAATTGCAATTCATCAAGTGCGATAATTCATCGGCTCCATCAGAGCAACATCCTATTTAATGAACATTACTCTACGAAATAAATCACAATAATTGCTTTACCTATTTTATCACAATAGCAATACAACCTAACTTATAGCATGCATTATCCTAACTTTTACTCAATCCTGATCTTCCAGAGATATCACATTCATAATTGAATTACAGCGATCCAATTGATTGCTTAATCCATGAAAAAAGATCAAGAAAGATGGGAGAACCTTGAGCTAGAAAGAGTGGAGTTTGCAAGCACAGTGAGGACTCGGAGATCGAGGCAATCCGCCCAAGAGAATAACTGCAATCTGCTAGCTTCCTTGTCTTGCTCTGCAACACCGGCACTGTGATCTTCCTTCTCATCAACCATTGGTCTAATTGACTGTTAGAATTCACATTTTTCTATAAATTGAactctccgaaaaattccaaacAAGAAGAAGTTGATATTCATGGGTCGAATTTCAGAGGTGAAGCTAATGAAATGGGAAGACGGGAAAAAAAATAGGGTTTTTCTTTAGCTCACGATCGGTTGGGAGCGATTGGGGTCCAAGGGGATCCAGTTGCGGAGAGGGTCGGCCGGGTCGCGGAAGTGGGTGGCGGGGAGGAACTGGAGGCAAGCCAGGAAGACGATGACGACGAAGGCGACGGTCTGAATCGCCCGCTGCGGCCGCGGCGGAGGGTCGATGTCCGCGCGGAGCGCCATGGCTGGCGAGGGAGCGGTCCTTTCGGAGGCCGGAATCCGTCGAAAGAGGCCGGAGCTGGATACATTGGTGCTGGCCATGGGCAGCGTCGCTGCTGCTGTCTCTCCTCTGTAGGCTTCGAACCTTcgaggcggaggaggaggagaagaagaggaaggagtgtTAGCGGGAGCAGAGTTCGAGGTCAACGCCTCTTTTCCTTGTTCACGTCTGGATGTTCACATTTTCAGTCAACGGAGTATCGGGAGGACAGGGTTCACGCTTACTTCTCCACTTACAGACTTACAATGCCTGACGCCAGTCTGGCTTCGGCCGCTTATCTATATCTAGCAGTGGGAATCCTGTAATCTATCTTGAAAGAAATAGCTGAGAAACAAGTGCCGGCGGCTTAGatcatataaatatataaattataacatTTTAAACAAGCTTATTTCTTCGTCCTTGCAACCTCGTCGTCCACATATAAATTATAACATTTTAAACAAGCTTATTTCTTCGTCCTAGTAATATATTTTTAGGCTAAATAACTTTCAACCCTATGTGTTTTTCATCCAAAAGTAATTTacctttttatattttaaaaatggcACTTAACCCCCTAcattttaaagaaaaaagaaaaaataataataaatgactAAAATAACTTTTACTTTTATTTAAATGTTAAAATTATGACTAAACAACTTTAaacctcttttatttttcatCCAAAAACAGTTCCCCTCCTATATTGAAAAAATGACACTTAGTCCcctatgttttaaaaaaaaaaagaaaaaaaataataaataatcaaAATAACTCCTTTACTATTCTAaatgttaaaattattctaactGAAACATCCTTATTTAAGGTAACCTTAGATTTTTAgacaaaaagaaaagtaaaaaataaaaaatctcacaTAATCATTGAAAGCTTAATTTTAATCAAACCTGATTTATATATAGGTCAAAAATTTCACTTGTTCCTAAAAAACTCTCACAAAATTTCAATCAGGTTTGGTTAAGATTAAGCTTTCAATGATTAtgtgagattttttatttttacttttctttttgtcTAAAAATCTAAGGTTATCTTGAATAAGGACGTTTCagttagaataattttaacattTAGAATAGTAAAAGAgttattttgatcatttactatttttcccttttatttttaaaacatatggagCTAAATGTCATTTTTTAAATACAGGGAGAACTACTTTTTGATGAAAAATAAA is a window encoding:
- the LOC121980967 gene encoding uncharacterized protein LOC121980967, translating into MASTNVSSSGLFRRIPASERTAPSPAMALRADIDPPPRPQRAIQTVAFVVIVFLACLQFLPATHFRDPADPLRNWIPLDPNRSQPISIRPMVDEKEDHSAGVAEQDKEASRLQLFSWADCLDLRVLTVLANSTLSSSRYPDNIFFHFFVPENEDEKLSYYKLKVLLPYSNLEITGVKKIKEKLKSHTSKVELLQPMFPEILPLVIPSTNKFLYVSPNIIIKGKVEELFGMDLGAYAIAAAEDCSKRLGDIVDMHDLKTIQRTAEKSWVYEKPYDKDACLPDFNFLLLDPRRLEKNLIDAISWWSNVLDVKTQRANPIHPAVVLSIYGKYLKLPASWKLNYSSSTETETENNILPFDGPMKVCSENIVQQQRSNHGNLWNEYITPNFDAVLSHSN